One Roseimicrobium gellanilyticum DNA window includes the following coding sequences:
- a CDS encoding tetratricopeptide repeat protein, protein MKNFTLEDAHRHPPCYTGAMDERVRLLSAAPGGATRLRAVWMILMALLAMCGSGLLAQKIEDPDVVHNRMLQHEQSAEAELKKENYKPALAFLALALKDADTLKPTYVDHVEYGPLYRELSAYYKDRIATVYMLMHDNARALAMIEKAAPEYDALLAAKNTLELRERTAVIYGRLSYQQLLANRPAEAENSARRGLRLDPTQLWIKTNLAHGMLLTGEVQEAMAIYKAEQNSSLGDADADKRTFGQAVLDDFKELEEAGVKSPLFDQVRKLYGAPTAAPAPAPSQETAPPAPSPPQPAKAPEPPAPTPPSQATPPATPVVPANPPSPTASQPVTTRKVGSDKSWLNIAITVALITGAFLFIAAIVVVILYLERKRTGALKNTVDSMGWTLRQNSTPADDQLISSSELSMRGRNRKLSNFIYLPPGPGQPRIFDIQFTEGSGKSARTHVQTVCCFQDERTRMLPHFQLRPEHLGDKLGSLFGGKDIDFPSHPEFSSKYLLRGMNELAIRRFFTEPLLSHFDRDRGWTVEAVSGRLFVYRLDQRIKPQDLEAFIDSRRKILAVITAPVTSSSPPPPLPSSHSSDDVPAESAPLDGEVTLRRPQPPSLPT, encoded by the coding sequence TTGAAAAACTTCACTCTGGAAGACGCACACCGGCATCCACCCTGCTACACTGGCGCCATGGATGAACGCGTGCGTCTTCTTTCGGCAGCGCCAGGTGGCGCCACCCGTCTCCGCGCGGTGTGGATGATCCTGATGGCGCTGCTGGCCATGTGCGGCAGCGGCCTGCTTGCGCAGAAGATTGAAGATCCGGATGTGGTGCACAACCGGATGCTGCAGCACGAGCAAAGTGCGGAGGCTGAGCTGAAGAAGGAGAACTACAAGCCCGCGCTCGCCTTTCTCGCGCTCGCTTTGAAAGATGCGGACACGCTGAAGCCCACCTATGTGGATCACGTGGAGTACGGGCCGCTCTACAGGGAGCTCAGCGCCTACTACAAGGATCGCATCGCCACGGTGTACATGCTCATGCATGACAATGCCCGAGCGCTGGCCATGATTGAAAAGGCCGCGCCGGAATATGATGCGCTGCTGGCTGCCAAGAACACACTGGAGCTGCGCGAGCGCACCGCCGTCATCTACGGACGCCTTTCGTACCAGCAGTTGCTGGCCAATCGTCCTGCCGAGGCGGAGAATAGTGCCAGGCGCGGGCTGCGTCTGGATCCCACGCAGCTTTGGATCAAGACAAACCTCGCTCATGGCATGCTCCTCACGGGTGAGGTGCAGGAGGCCATGGCCATCTACAAGGCTGAGCAGAACTCCTCCCTCGGGGACGCGGACGCAGACAAGCGCACCTTTGGCCAGGCGGTGCTGGATGACTTCAAGGAGCTTGAAGAGGCTGGCGTGAAGAGCCCGCTCTTTGACCAGGTGAGGAAGCTGTATGGTGCTCCCACGGCGGCGCCCGCACCAGCACCCTCGCAAGAAACAGCACCTCCAGCGCCATCTCCGCCACAGCCAGCGAAGGCTCCTGAGCCCCCCGCGCCCACGCCGCCCTCCCAGGCAACGCCTCCTGCGACGCCGGTCGTTCCTGCGAATCCTCCGTCTCCTACCGCTTCTCAACCGGTCACGACGAGGAAGGTCGGTTCTGACAAATCATGGCTGAACATTGCCATCACCGTTGCTCTCATCACAGGCGCTTTCTTGTTCATTGCCGCGATCGTGGTCGTGATTCTGTATCTTGAGCGGAAACGCACCGGCGCACTGAAAAACACGGTGGACTCCATGGGCTGGACCTTGCGCCAGAACTCCACGCCCGCAGATGACCAACTCATCAGCAGTTCCGAGTTGAGCATGCGCGGTCGCAATCGCAAGCTGTCGAACTTCATTTACCTGCCCCCTGGTCCCGGCCAGCCGCGCATCTTCGACATCCAGTTCACGGAAGGCAGTGGCAAAAGTGCGCGCACCCATGTGCAAACGGTCTGCTGTTTCCAGGATGAGCGCACGCGCATGCTGCCGCATTTCCAGCTTCGTCCCGAGCACTTGGGAGACAAACTGGGCAGCCTCTTCGGCGGCAAGGATATCGACTTCCCCTCCCATCCGGAGTTCAGCAGCAAGTATCTGCTGCGTGGGATGAATGAGCTCGCCATCCGTCGTTTCTTCACCGAGCCCCTGCTCAGTCATTTCGACCGTGATCGTGGGTGGACCGTGGAGGCCGTGAGTGGCCGTCTGTTCGTGTATCGCCTCGACCAGCGTATCAAGCCCCAGGACTTGGAGGCATTCATTGACAGCCGGAGAAAGATCCTGGCCGTGATCACGGCCCCCGTCACTTCATCCTCGCCCCCGCCGCCCCTCCCCTCTTCCCATTCGTCTGACGATGTGCCAGCCGAATCAGCACCTCTCGATGGCGAGGTTACCCTGCGCAGACCGCAGCCTCCGTCACTGCCCACGTGA
- a CDS encoding CTP synthase, which yields MKYIFVTGGVVSSLGKGLAAASLGTLLEHRGLKVILQKFDPYLNVDPGTMNPYEHGEVYVLDDGAETDLDLGHYERFTGTNLSKLNNLTSGQVYTNVLARERSGGYLGSTVQVIPHVTNEIKERIRKVAREMTADVIITEIGGTVGDIEGLPFLEAIRQFGQEVGQDNCLFIHTTLIIYMRAAGELKTKPTQQSIAKLREIGISPGVVLCRTEMPIDQDLKDKISLFCNVAPEAVIEARDTKHSIYEVPLKLHEEKLDDLVCRLLKIDTRPPELTRWKQFVQRIINPSHHVRIAVVGKYIELNDAYKSIYESLVHAGAAHDTKVEVVKIDAENIEKAGAELYLTGVQGILVPGGFGDRGTEGKIAACRYARENKIPYFGICLGMQIAVIEYARNVCGWKEANSTEFDKVTPYPVVSLLEEQQKVTQKGGSMRLGAWVTDLLPGTKAYDLYHSATITERHRHRYEFNSDFKERMEAHDFLISGTSPDGALAEIIELKSHPFFVACQFHPELLSRPNHPHPIFYGFVGAALRTQGAH from the coding sequence ATGAAATACATCTTCGTCACTGGCGGCGTGGTCAGCTCCCTTGGTAAGGGACTGGCAGCAGCCTCGCTCGGCACCCTGCTGGAGCACCGTGGCCTCAAAGTCATCCTTCAGAAGTTCGACCCGTACCTCAACGTCGACCCCGGCACCATGAACCCCTATGAGCACGGGGAGGTGTACGTGCTCGACGACGGCGCGGAGACGGACCTGGACCTGGGTCACTACGAGCGCTTCACGGGGACCAACCTTTCCAAGCTGAACAACCTGACCAGCGGCCAGGTGTACACGAACGTACTCGCCCGCGAGCGCAGCGGCGGCTACCTCGGCAGCACGGTGCAGGTGATTCCGCACGTGACGAATGAGATCAAGGAGCGCATCCGCAAGGTGGCTCGCGAGATGACCGCAGACGTGATCATCACGGAAATCGGCGGCACTGTGGGGGACATCGAGGGCCTGCCCTTCCTCGAAGCCATTCGTCAGTTCGGCCAGGAGGTCGGCCAGGACAACTGCCTCTTCATCCACACCACGCTCATCATCTACATGCGCGCGGCGGGTGAGCTGAAGACGAAGCCCACGCAGCAGAGCATCGCGAAGCTCCGCGAAATCGGGATCAGCCCCGGCGTGGTGCTTTGTCGTACAGAGATGCCGATCGACCAGGACCTGAAGGACAAGATTTCCCTCTTCTGTAACGTGGCGCCCGAGGCCGTCATCGAGGCCCGCGACACGAAGCACTCCATCTACGAAGTGCCGCTGAAGCTGCACGAAGAGAAGCTGGATGACCTCGTGTGCCGCCTGCTGAAAATTGATACCCGTCCGCCGGAGCTCACGCGTTGGAAACAGTTCGTGCAGCGCATCATCAATCCTTCCCACCACGTGCGCATCGCGGTAGTGGGCAAGTACATTGAGCTCAATGACGCGTACAAGAGCATCTATGAATCCCTCGTGCATGCCGGCGCAGCCCACGACACGAAGGTGGAAGTGGTGAAGATTGATGCGGAGAATATCGAGAAGGCTGGAGCGGAACTCTACCTCACCGGGGTGCAGGGCATCCTCGTTCCCGGGGGCTTCGGCGACCGTGGCACGGAGGGCAAGATTGCTGCGTGCCGGTACGCCCGGGAAAACAAGATTCCGTACTTCGGCATCTGTCTGGGCATGCAGATTGCCGTCATCGAGTACGCGCGCAATGTGTGCGGCTGGAAAGAGGCAAACAGCACCGAGTTTGACAAGGTCACCCCATATCCCGTGGTGAGCCTGCTGGAAGAGCAGCAAAAGGTCACGCAGAAGGGCGGCTCCATGCGTCTTGGTGCGTGGGTCACCGACCTGCTGCCGGGTACGAAGGCGTACGATCTCTACCACAGCGCCACCATCACGGAGCGCCACCGACATCGCTACGAGTTCAACTCGGACTTCAAGGAACGCATGGAGGCCCATGACTTCCTCATCAGCGGCACGTCGCCAGACGGAGCGCTCGCGGAGATTATCGAGCTGAAGAGTCATCCCTTCTTTGTTGCGTGCCAGTTCCACCCGGAGCTGCTCTCCCGGCCGAATCACCCGCATCCCATCTTCTACGGATTCGTGGGAGCCGCGCTGAGGACGCAGGGCGCGCATTGA
- the kdsB gene encoding 3-deoxy-manno-octulosonate cytidylyltransferase: MEVKPRPHTLSSSRSQVLVVIPARWGSTRFPGKPLHLIAGKPLVQHVWERCLQCQHVDQVVIATDDERIAYAARRINAVPVLTDPNHPSGTDRVAEAAKSFPKHSVIINVQGDEPLISPALIDELALTLIREPDVPMITAAAPIEDEAHLNDANVVKVVLDSKKDALYFSRSLIPFPRNPGTGITTYRHLGIYGFQRDFLFQFVKWPPSPLERTESLEQLRALENGARIRVVPTKDLSPGVDTPEQADAIEKVLISN; encoded by the coding sequence ATGGAAGTTAAACCGCGCCCGCACACTTTGTCCTCATCACGTTCGCAAGTCCTCGTTGTCATTCCTGCGCGCTGGGGATCTACTCGATTTCCCGGAAAGCCGCTCCACCTCATCGCCGGAAAACCGCTCGTCCAGCACGTCTGGGAGCGTTGCCTGCAGTGCCAGCATGTCGACCAGGTGGTCATTGCCACGGACGACGAGCGCATCGCCTACGCGGCCCGGCGGATCAATGCGGTGCCGGTGCTCACCGACCCGAATCACCCCAGCGGTACGGACCGGGTGGCGGAGGCGGCGAAGTCTTTCCCAAAGCACTCTGTCATCATCAATGTGCAGGGAGATGAGCCGCTCATTTCCCCTGCCCTCATCGATGAGCTGGCCCTCACGCTCATCCGCGAGCCGGATGTTCCCATGATTACCGCTGCGGCGCCCATTGAGGACGAAGCGCATCTGAACGACGCCAACGTGGTGAAGGTGGTCCTGGATTCCAAAAAGGACGCGCTGTACTTCTCCCGCTCGCTCATTCCCTTCCCCCGGAATCCGGGAACAGGCATCACCACGTACCGCCATTTGGGAATCTATGGATTCCAGCGGGATTTCCTCTTTCAGTTCGTCAAGTGGCCTCCCTCTCCCCTGGAGAGGACCGAATCTCTGGAACAGCTCCGTGCCTTGGAAAACGGCGCCCGCATTCGTGTGGTGCCCACCAAGGACCTCTCCCCCGGAGTCGACACGCCGGAACAGGCCGACGCGATTGAAAAGGTTTTGATTTCCAATTGA
- a CDS encoding PP2C family protein-serine/threonine phosphatase, whose protein sequence is MAGTDASSSSDESGLGTRVPALPRLYFRIAFAGALFTVTLSFLTLAAWMGGWPLLASVRARYIPMAPSTALCFALLGGSLMVRLFASRQGLRVVSVVAAALVSCIAVMKVIEFSTGWRFGLEELLVRSPEMFGSVPTGRMSPVTAGNFLLGGVALLLATLRPGTWAAGITAFGMTLVSLVVLLGYWYGTPLLYGGTIIPVALTTATAFLCFGIALLASLGPEGWPLNQLVGSSTRALLLRSFLPMTVAAVLIDGAVRNWVLTNYHVNPVLLSALAALSVAVLLGYVIARVAALVGGRLDRAEVERNQAQEELCALNEQLEVRVIKRTQELREKNEQMEQELNMARELQLAMLPQKFPRVPPDCAKGESALKFFSFYFPTGGVSGDYFDVMPISDNAVGIFICDVMGHGVRAALVTAMMRALVGEEISRARDPGDLLARINRAMIGSLKQTGSTMFATAFYLVADVERGEVLYANAGHPQPLRLNRRTRRVHSMGNGNGHAGRALGLFEDATYETRREDISAGDFFMLFTDGLFEVENPSGDLFSHERLAEVVEHRSHESPHDLLHRVLGDVRDFSQHAEFDDDVCLIGMEVRRAG, encoded by the coding sequence ATGGCTGGTACGGACGCATCTTCTTCCTCCGATGAGAGCGGGCTCGGCACGAGAGTGCCGGCGCTGCCACGGCTGTATTTCCGCATCGCATTCGCCGGGGCGCTCTTCACCGTTACGCTGAGTTTCCTGACACTTGCTGCCTGGATGGGAGGCTGGCCACTGCTGGCGAGTGTGCGTGCTCGCTATATTCCCATGGCACCGAGCACGGCACTGTGCTTCGCGCTGCTGGGCGGCTCGCTGATGGTGCGCCTCTTCGCCTCAAGGCAGGGCCTCCGTGTGGTGTCGGTCGTGGCCGCGGCGTTGGTTTCGTGTATTGCGGTGATGAAGGTGATCGAGTTCAGCACGGGGTGGCGTTTTGGACTTGAGGAACTGCTTGTGCGGAGTCCAGAGATGTTCGGCTCGGTGCCCACGGGGCGCATGTCGCCGGTGACAGCGGGGAATTTCCTGCTCGGTGGTGTGGCGCTCCTGCTGGCCACCCTGCGACCAGGCACGTGGGCTGCAGGTATCACGGCCTTTGGCATGACGCTGGTGAGCCTTGTGGTGCTGCTGGGATACTGGTACGGCACTCCCCTGCTCTATGGCGGCACCATCATCCCTGTGGCGCTCACCACGGCCACGGCGTTCCTGTGCTTTGGCATCGCGTTGCTGGCTTCTCTGGGGCCGGAGGGCTGGCCATTGAATCAGCTCGTGGGCAGCTCCACCCGTGCCCTGCTGCTGCGCTCCTTCCTCCCCATGACCGTGGCAGCGGTGCTCATCGATGGCGCGGTGCGGAACTGGGTGCTGACGAACTATCATGTGAACCCGGTGCTGCTGTCCGCGCTCGCGGCATTGTCTGTCGCGGTGTTGCTGGGCTATGTCATTGCCCGGGTGGCCGCGCTGGTGGGTGGCCGGCTGGACCGCGCTGAGGTGGAGCGCAACCAGGCCCAGGAGGAACTTTGCGCGCTCAACGAGCAGCTTGAGGTGCGGGTCATCAAGCGCACGCAGGAGTTGCGGGAAAAGAACGAGCAGATGGAGCAGGAGCTGAACATGGCCCGGGAACTGCAGCTCGCGATGCTGCCGCAGAAATTCCCGAGGGTGCCGCCCGATTGTGCCAAGGGAGAGAGCGCGCTGAAGTTCTTCAGCTTCTATTTCCCTACCGGTGGCGTGAGCGGCGACTACTTTGATGTGATGCCGATCTCGGACAATGCAGTGGGCATCTTCATCTGCGATGTCATGGGACATGGCGTGCGTGCCGCGCTGGTGACCGCCATGATGCGAGCGCTGGTGGGTGAGGAAATCAGTCGTGCGCGTGATCCCGGCGATCTGCTGGCGAGAATCAACCGGGCGATGATTGGATCACTGAAGCAAACTGGCTCCACCATGTTCGCCACGGCATTTTACCTGGTGGCGGATGTGGAGCGTGGCGAGGTGCTCTATGCCAATGCGGGCCATCCACAACCGCTACGGCTTAATCGGCGTACCCGCCGTGTGCACTCCATGGGAAATGGCAACGGCCACGCTGGCAGGGCACTGGGCCTCTTCGAGGATGCCACCTATGAGACCAGACGGGAGGACATCTCGGCGGGTGACTTCTTCATGCTGTTCACGGATGGACTCTTCGAGGTGGAGAATCCGTCTGGAGACCTTTTCAGCCACGAGCGTCTGGCGGAAGTGGTAGAGCATCGGTCCCATGAATCGCCACACGATCTGCTGCATCGGGTGCTGGGTGATGTGCGTGACTTTTCACAGCATGCGGAGTTCGACGATGACGTGTGCCTCATTGGGATGGAAGTGCGGCGGGCGGGGTGA
- a CDS encoding transposase produces the protein MIEPFLSDPHPWATIGSGRGGEYAWFEAEAEVGHAWGRHLPHWRQGGVVYFTTFRTEDSIPAPVLQAWQRERDQWLELHPPPHDAATQRAYHRRFTVRMHRFLDDCHGSCPMRDPAARKIVTDVLLHDDGKEGTEGCALDAFAVMPNHVHVLVCPNPDTSMSEVGKTWRRITSHHLNKHLGRHGIFWQHEGWDHIVRSPRHLDRYRRYIWENPLHLPKV, from the coding sequence ATGATTGAACCCTTCCTCTCCGACCCACACCCCTGGGCCACGATTGGAAGCGGCAGAGGAGGGGAGTACGCCTGGTTCGAAGCCGAGGCGGAAGTCGGCCATGCATGGGGAAGGCATCTGCCCCACTGGCGGCAGGGTGGGGTGGTCTACTTCACCACCTTCCGTACGGAGGATTCCATCCCGGCGCCGGTGTTGCAGGCCTGGCAAAGAGAGCGTGACCAATGGCTCGAACTTCATCCGCCTCCGCATGATGCTGCCACCCAGCGCGCATACCATCGACGCTTCACCGTCCGCATGCATCGTTTCCTTGACGACTGCCATGGTTCCTGCCCCATGCGTGATCCTGCCGCTAGGAAGATAGTTACTGACGTCCTGCTGCATGACGATGGCAAGGAAGGAACCGAAGGCTGTGCCCTGGATGCCTTTGCCGTCATGCCCAATCACGTGCATGTCCTCGTCTGTCCAAACCCCGATACCTCCATGTCAGAAGTCGGCAAGACCTGGAGGCGAATCACCTCCCATCATCTGAACAAGCACCTGGGTCGCCACGGCATCTTCTGGCAGCACGAAGGCTGGGACCACATCGTCCGCAGCCCACGGCATCTGGACCGCTACCGCCGCTACATTTGGGAGAATCCCTTACATCTGCCGAAGGTATGA